One stretch of Oryzias latipes chromosome 7, ASM223467v1 DNA includes these proteins:
- the LOC101161312 gene encoding tumor necrosis factor receptor superfamily member 5-like produces the protein MLKSETWTSLFLLMMLMRVSRVLSCHQTEYEISGECCAMCPPGSRVQRHCTEFRSTSCVPCTEGTYNEKSNGQQYCKPCSPCDSVSGLTVKLGCTLTSDSVCEPLDGFFCVDSSSKSCSAAQRHSSCKGGQYIRQRGTASTDTECSDCSSGTFSDGTGESCQPHRQCEAENLQLMEAGTSSTDAQCGEQRQDVSAVVIGVLVPAVVLLVITAAVLWHFRKNIKEKTNCLKKEMKQSQRSTQKWI, from the exons ATGTTAAAGTCAGAAACCTGGACATCTTTGTTTCTCCTG ATGATGCTGATGAGAGTCTCCAGAGTTCTCTCTTGTCATCAGACAGAGTATGAGATCAGCGGTGAATGTTGTGCAATGTGTCCTCCTG GAAGTCGAGTTCAGAGACACTGCACAGAGTTCAGAAGTACTTCCTGTGTGCCGTGTACTGAAGGAACTTATAATGAGAAATCGAACGGACAACAATACTGCAAACCATGTTCTCCGTGTGATTCAG TTTCTGGACTGACAGTGAAGCTTGGATGCACACTGACTTCAGACTCGGTGTGTGAACCTTTGGACGGGTTCTTCTGCGTGGACTCCTCCTCAAAGAGCTGTTCAGCAGCACAGAGACACAGCAGCTGTAAAGGAGGACAGTACATCAGACAGAGAGGAACGGCCTCCACAGACACTGAGTGCTCTGACTGCAGCTCAGGAACATTTTCAGATGGAACAGGAGAGTCCTGTCAGCCACACAGACA ATGTGAAGCAGAAAACCTGCAGCTGATGGAAGCAGGAACGTCTTCAACTGATGCTCAATGTGGAGAACAACGTCAGGATGTGTCAGCAGTAGTGATCGGTGTTTTAGTTCCTGCTGTTGTTTTATTAGTTATTACAGCAGCTGTTTTATggcatttcagaaaaaatataaaagaaaaaacaaactgtttgaaaaaag agatGAAGCAGAG TCAGAGATCAACACAGAAATGGATCTAA